In the Bacillota bacterium genome, TGCTGCCGCCGCCGATGCACCCGATGACCACGTCGGGGTACTCGCCGACGGCCTCGAGCTGCTTCTTCGCCTCGAGCCCGATGACGGTCTGGTGCAGCAGGACGTGGTTGAGCACGCTTCCCAGCGAGTAGTTGGTGTCCGGGTGCGTGGCGGCGTCCTCCACGGCCTCGCTGATGGCAATCCCCAGGCTGCCCGGCGAGTCCGGGTCCTTCTCCAGCACGTGCCGGCCGGCGGCGGTGAGCGAGGTGGGGCTTGCGTGCACCGTCGCGCCCCACACCTCCATGAGGGAACGGCGGTACGGCTTCTGGTGGTAGCTCACCTTGACCATGTAGACCGTGCACTCGAGGCCGAACTGCGAACAGGCGAACGCCAGCGCCGACCCCCACTGGCCCGCTCCGGTCTCCGTGGCCAGCCGCCGGACGCCCTCCTTCATGTTGTAGTAGGCCTGGGCCACGGCGGTGTTGGGCTTGTGGCTCCCGGCCGGGCTCGTGCCCTCATACTTGTAGTAGATGCGGGCCGGCGTCTTGAGCGCCTCTTCGAGCCTCACGGCCCGGTAAAGCGGGGTCGGGCGCCAGAGGCGGTAGACGTCGAAGACCGGTTGGGGGATGTCGACCCAGCGCTGCGTGGACGCTTCCTGCTCGATAAGCCCTCGCGGGAAGATCGGCGCCAGGTCGTCCGGCGTGACGGGGTTGCCGGTGGCCGGGTGCAGCGGCGGCTCGGGAAGCCGGGGCATGTCCGCGGCCACGTTGTACCACCGCCGCGGGATCGCGCTCTCGTCCAGGACGATCCGGCGAGCCGTCGAACCATTGGGAGAAGGGCGGATCAAGCCGGAAGGCAAGGGACATCTCTCCTCTCTCGTCTCGTCTGCCTCGCCTGGCTCGGCTCGAAGGGCGACGAAGCAGGCTTGAAGGCCCAAATTCGACTCGGCGCAGCCACTTCCTTCCGCCGCGGAGAGGACGGTGATGGGAGCCGCGATGGGACCGGCGATGGATCCAGAGGCGATCCGAATCGTCACGGCGGCCGTTGGGCCCCTGGAGGCCAACTGTCACCTCATCCTGGAACTGCCGAGCCGCCAGGCCGCCGTCATCGACCCCGGCAGCGAGCCCGAACGCATCCTCAAAGAATTGGAGGGCTTC is a window encoding:
- a CDS encoding TrpB-like pyridoxal phosphate-dependent enzyme translates to MPSGLIRPSPNGSTARRIVLDESAIPRRWYNVAADMPRLPEPPLHPATGNPVTPDDLAPIFPRGLIEQEASTQRWVDIPQPVFDVYRLWRPTPLYRAVRLEEALKTPARIYYKYEGTSPAGSHKPNTAVAQAYYNMKEGVRRLATETGAGQWGSALAFACSQFGLECTVYMVKVSYHQKPYRRSLMEVWGATVHASPTSLTAAGRHVLEKDPDSPGSLGIAISEAVEDAATHPDTNYSLGSVLNHVLLHQTVIGLEAKKQLEAVGEYPDVVIGCIGGGSNFAGISFPFLMDRLQGRRPVRALAVEPTACPTLTRGQLRYDFGDTAGLTPLLHMYTLGHNFVPPAIHAGGLRYHGDAPLVCRLFEDGFVEARAYPQIAVFEAALQFARSEGLLPAPESAHAVRAAIDEAVKAREEGVERVILFNLSGHGDFDLGAYDAYLAGKLEDYEYPAQLVERALAELPQVPGRA